The genomic stretch acagaactctCCTCCCCCCGCACCCCAAGAAAGGTAAGTTCCAGGTAGCAATGACGCTGGCTTCTGTCTCCGATATGTTAAGAACACTGTGGAGGACATGTAGGctgtccaaaaaataaatacaaacatcatTACAGACTTCTAAGGATTCTCATATAATGAAAAACTTGAGTCTTGTCCTGATGTGCTAATAAAACAGAGTAGATTCAATGACCCTGCTCTTCGAAGGTCGATCTGGTTCAGTCATCATCACTTTCACTACTGGACTCGCTCAGCTGCAAGtcattttctaaaagaaaaagggaaaaaaacacattgtagcTCTGCGCTAAATAGCACTCAAAACCTCTTGACAGATGGGATGCTAAAATTCTGCTTGCAAGAGACAGACAGCATTGCTTTTAGTACGCAGTGCCTTGTGTCACACAGCTTCAGATAATAAAGTAGGATTAACATTCTGTTCAAATCTAAAACACACTTGACCCCAATGAGCACCTCCAACTCCCAATTCTGATCCAGCTGCGACAGCCACAGTACTTACTAAGTGTGTTCATTAGGTGCCCAGTGCCCTCTCCGGGTCTGCTGTTCATGCCAGGCACGGCTGATAGAGGGCATGGCAAGGAGGGAGGCCCGGTGAGATTGGGGCTCTCCTCCTCAGAGTCGCTGCTGGAACTGTCCTCGCTGCTcgaggaggaagaggagctgtCTCCACTACTCATCTGGGACAGAACACGGGCTTCTGCCATCAGCTCTGGGAAagacaagaaacaaacaactaCCTGCTAAAACCACAGCGAAACCCAACAGCAAACCTTTTTATAAGGGAGCGATCTAGTGCACTAGTGTCTGGATGCAAGCTGACAATGGGCAACCCTTTCTTTTGTGAACTGGACTAGGCATCACTGGTTAATATTGCATTGATCCACACTGGATACTTTCTGGAGGTCTACAACCCCAAAGAATCACCAGAGCTTGCAAGTGCAGAAAGACCAACGCAAATACCTGTAGGAAAACTAGCAAATATACTCTGTAAATACAACACATATGCTAAAATACAATGTGCATCTTATTTTACTGATAGGTTATCCAAGGAGGTTGTGAGGTTTACTGGTCTTTGTAAGAGGTGCAGGGCGCGAGTGCTCAAGGCGGGTGTGTGCAAGAGGTGCAGGGCGCGAGTGCTCAAGGCGGGtgtgtgtaagaggtgcagggtgcgagtgctcaaggaggatgtgtgcaagaggtgcagggtgtgagtgcAGGGTGCgagtgctcaaggaggatgtgtgtaagaggtgcagggtgcgagtgctcaaggaggatgtgtgtaagaggtgcagggcgcgagtgctcaaggaggatgtgtgtaagaggtgcagggtgcGAGTGCTCAAGGAGGGtgtgtgtaagaggtgcagggCTCAAGGAGGGtgtgtgtaagaggtgcagggtgcGAGTGCTCAAGgcagggtgtgagtgctcaaggaggatgtgtgtaagaggtgcagggtgtgagtgctcaaggaggatgtgtgtaagaggtgcCGGAATCACCTCTCTCAATGTCGTCCATGGGGGAGGCTGGAGACATCTTGTCTTTCGGAGGGGAGCTCTTGGAGGCTGAAGGggtcttgctgctgctgctgccgccgccACGTGCCTGCTGGCTCAGCCGACTGGTCTGCTGCTCCAGCAGAGACTGGACTTTACTGCTGCCTTCAGCCCTGGACAGAAGAAACACCACATTATCATtttgacattttcatttatatGCAGAATCTAACTGGATACAAGCTACCCAATGGATTAAAACTCTGTTCTTTCTCAAATTGAAGCACGTGTCCTCATCAGATCCGTTAACATAAGTCATCAAATCTTGTTGGAACCTCATGGGACTCCCGCATGGGTAGcggataaataaatgtaaatcctGTTCTCATGTAAACTCAAAGGAGTTTATTCTGCAACTCAACAAAAAGAATCCAGGAGTGAAAGTACTGAAGTGTGGTCCTACAGTAGCATATGAGGTTAAAGGAAGCTGCTTCACTTTCAGGCAGGCTGCTCCTAGGTGACTGTGCCCTGATCCTTCACGACACACCTGGTTTTCTTCACAGCAAGGTTACTGCTGAGCTTCTCCAGCCGGTACTCTCCGGTGTCGTGGTTCACAATCAGGATACACTCCTTCAGGTACGGCCTCTTGGAACCCTTGAACACAGTCACTGGGGCAGTCGACCCCTAATCAGGAAAAACAACATGACAATAAAAAGGTCACGTTAACATTGGTGAAGCAAACCTGTCTTTACTTTATTAACACCAGGAATAGCTGACCCATTGCTCAGCAATACAAACTTACACTATATCAAAATTGAACAGGTGTATGattaaaatgcaatgaaaatggAAAATCTTGTTAAATATTAAGAAAGTTAACAAGAAAAGCCAAACATCAAACATCTCAGTCTAGTTAAAAGGGGGTGTGTGCCCGTGAGCGTGTGCCTATGAGTGTGTGTCTGTTGCCTGTGAGAGtttgtacatgtgtgtgtgtgcgtgcctgtgtgtgtatgtttgctgCCTAAGTATGTGTGTGCTGCCTGTGAGAGTGTGtctgctgcatgtgtgtgtgtctgctgcatGTGTGTATgcctgtgagagtgtgtgtgtctgctgca from Polyodon spathula isolate WHYD16114869_AA chromosome 11, ASM1765450v1, whole genome shotgun sequence encodes the following:
- the LOC121322664 gene encoding ELL-associated factor 2-like isoform X1, which produces MNGSAYSNFDTKEHVLILGESFESHPKCAFHTVRYDFKPASIDTACEGDLEVGKGEQVTITLPNLEGSTAPVTVFKGSKRPYLKECILIVNHDTGEYRLEKLSSNLAVKKTRAEGSSKVQSLLEQQTSRLSQQARGGGSSSSKTPSASKSSPPKDKMSPASPMDDIERELMAEARVLSQMSSGDSSSSSSSSEDSSSSDSEEESPNLTGPPSLPCPLSAVPGMNSRPGEGTGHLMNTLKNDLQLSESSSESDDD
- the LOC121322664 gene encoding ELL-associated factor 2-like isoform X2 codes for the protein MNGSAYSNFDTKEHVLILGESFESHPKCAFHTVRYDFKPASIDTACEGDLEVGKGEQGSTAPVTVFKGSKRPYLKECILIVNHDTGEYRLEKLSSNLAVKKTRAEGSSKVQSLLEQQTSRLSQQARGGGSSSSKTPSASKSSPPKDKMSPASPMDDIERELMAEARVLSQMSSGDSSSSSSSSEDSSSSDSEEESPNLTGPPSLPCPLSAVPGMNSRPGEGTGHLMNTLKNDLQLSESSSESDDD